A region of Roseobacter litoralis Och 149 DNA encodes the following proteins:
- a CDS encoding GcvT family protein: MAEFPTTARVVIIGGGVVGTSTLYHLAKAGWKDCVLLEKNELTAGSTWHAAGNVPNFAGSWAVMNMQRYSAAMYRTLGDDVDYPMNYHVTGAVRLAHSKERMQEFEKVAGMGRAQGLQMDICTPEELQQYNPFMETHDLAGGMWDPLDGDIDPAQLTQALAKGARQAGGRIERFCPVIGMDRDGDEWIVKTEKGDIRCEKVVNCAGYYAQRVGEMFKPFGGRTVPMVVMSHQYFLTEPIPELEAWTKENGKKVAMIRDVDTSYYLRQEKTGLNLGPYERNCKAHWVTPEDPMPEDFSFQLYPDDLERLEYYIEDAMERMPLLGTSGVGRNINGPIPYAPDGLPMIGPMPGVKNAFEGHSFTFGIAQGGGAGKVLSEWIMHGETELDMWAVDPRRYTDYADHDYCLSKALETYGHEYAMHFPRHEWPAGRDKKLSPVDAKIRALGGQMGAYNGWERANWFAKPGDDTSEDSTHTWDRNGPWAARIKEEVEAVRDGVGVLDLPGFSRFKVAGSGADEWLRGLTTGSLPKIGRVGLLYFADSRGRILTEMSVTREAEDRFVLVTAASAQWHDRDWLEGQMPDNCAFTLEDWTDRMSTLIVTGPGSRALLGKLCDADLTLPWLSFQETEVAGGWAALLRVSFAGELGWEVHAENADIPAMYDAILDAGAVPFGMYALNSMRIEKGYRAWKGDLSSDYSLLEGGLERFIRFDKPQDFPGKSALLNEKQQGVKKQFVTLVVDADAQDAPYMAPLFHGDEVVGETTSGDWGYRVNKSIALGMLRKDLTEPGTEIEVEIYGQRRRATVQADQPLWDPQNERIRV; the protein is encoded by the coding sequence ATGGCTGAATTTCCAACAACAGCGCGTGTCGTGATTATTGGCGGGGGCGTGGTGGGCACCTCGACTTTGTATCATCTGGCCAAAGCAGGGTGGAAAGACTGCGTTCTGCTTGAAAAGAACGAGTTGACCGCCGGGTCGACGTGGCATGCGGCGGGCAATGTGCCGAATTTTGCAGGGTCGTGGGCGGTGATGAACATGCAGCGCTATTCGGCGGCCATGTACCGGACGCTGGGTGACGACGTGGATTACCCGATGAACTACCATGTCACCGGGGCTGTGCGTCTGGCGCACTCGAAAGAGCGGATGCAGGAGTTTGAGAAAGTCGCGGGCATGGGGCGCGCGCAGGGCCTGCAGATGGACATCTGCACGCCTGAGGAATTGCAGCAGTATAACCCCTTCATGGAAACGCATGATCTTGCGGGGGGCATGTGGGATCCGTTGGATGGTGATATTGACCCGGCGCAACTGACGCAGGCGCTGGCCAAAGGCGCGCGGCAGGCGGGCGGGCGGATTGAACGGTTCTGCCCGGTCATTGGGATGGACCGGGATGGCGACGAATGGATCGTGAAAACCGAGAAAGGCGATATTCGTTGCGAAAAGGTCGTCAACTGCGCCGGGTATTACGCGCAGCGCGTCGGTGAGATGTTCAAACCCTTCGGCGGGCGCACTGTGCCGATGGTGGTCATGAGCCATCAGTACTTCCTGACCGAACCGATCCCCGAGCTGGAAGCCTGGACCAAGGAGAACGGCAAGAAGGTCGCGATGATCCGCGATGTGGATACGTCCTATTACCTACGGCAGGAAAAGACGGGTCTGAACCTCGGCCCCTATGAGCGTAATTGCAAGGCGCATTGGGTCACGCCGGAGGATCCCATGCCGGAGGATTTCTCGTTCCAGCTTTACCCGGATGATCTGGAACGGCTGGAGTATTACATCGAAGACGCCATGGAACGGATGCCACTTTTGGGCACATCCGGTGTGGGGCGCAACATCAACGGGCCTATCCCTTATGCGCCCGATGGTTTGCCGATGATCGGCCCAATGCCGGGGGTCAAGAATGCCTTTGAAGGGCACAGCTTTACTTTCGGGATCGCGCAGGGTGGCGGGGCCGGCAAAGTGTTGTCGGAATGGATCATGCATGGCGAGACCGAACTTGACATGTGGGCCGTCGATCCGCGCCGCTACACCGATTATGCGGATCACGACTATTGCCTGAGCAAGGCGCTTGAAACCTATGGCCATGAATACGCCATGCATTTCCCGCGCCACGAATGGCCTGCGGGGCGGGACAAGAAACTGTCACCGGTGGATGCGAAAATCCGTGCGCTTGGCGGTCAGATGGGGGCCTATAACGGGTGGGAGCGGGCGAATTGGTTTGCCAAACCCGGCGATGATACCTCAGAGGACTCGACCCACACATGGGATCGCAACGGGCCGTGGGCCGCACGTATCAAGGAAGAGGTCGAGGCGGTGCGCGATGGCGTTGGCGTGCTGGACCTGCCGGGCTTTTCGCGCTTCAAGGTGGCAGGGTCCGGGGCGGATGAATGGCTGCGTGGTCTGACGACGGGATCCTTGCCCAAGATCGGCCGCGTTGGTCTGCTCTATTTTGCGGACAGCCGTGGGCGTATCCTGACAGAAATGTCAGTGACGCGCGAGGCGGAGGATCGCTTTGTTCTGGTGACGGCCGCATCGGCCCAATGGCATGACCGCGACTGGCTTGAAGGTCAGATGCCGGACAACTGCGCCTTTACGCTTGAAGACTGGACCGACCGGATGTCGACCCTGATCGTGACCGGCCCCGGTTCGCGCGCCCTTCTGGGCAAGCTGTGCGACGCCGATCTGACCCTGCCGTGGCTCAGCTTTCAGGAGACCGAGGTTGCGGGCGGTTGGGCGGCCTTGCTGCGCGTTTCCTTTGCGGGGGAGCTTGGCTGGGAAGTGCACGCCGAAAACGCGGATATCCCGGCGATGTATGACGCCATCCTTGATGCGGGGGCTGTGCCTTTCGGGATGTATGCACTGAATTCGATGCGGATCGAAAAGGGATATCGCGCATGGAAAGGTGATTTGTCGTCGGATTATTCGCTGCTGGAAGGCGGGCTGGAACGGTTCATCCGCTTTGACAAGCCGCAGGATTTTCCCGGCAAATCTGCGTTGCTGAACGAAAAGCAACAGGGCGTGAAAAAGCAATTCGTCACGCTGGTGGTGGATGCCGATGCACAGGATGCGCCCTATATGGCGCCGCTGTTTCACGGGGATGAGGTCGTGGGCGAGACGACCTCGGGCGATTGGGGCTACCGTGTGAACAAGTCCATCGCGCTTGGCATGCTGCGCAAGGACCTGACCGAACCGGGCACCGAGATCGAGGTTGAAATCTATGGCCAACGCCGCCGCGCGACGGTGCAGGCAGATCAGCCGCTCTGGGATCCGCAAAACGAGAGGATCCGTGTATGA